CCAGGGCGACCACCGAGCCTTCACCCAGAAGCTCACGCGCCGGCCCGAACTCGCCTTCACCGGCGATGAGTTTCCGCAGCGTCTCCGCTCCGTCTCCCGGCCGGTAGCCGAACTTGAAATCGGCACGGTCATCCAGACCGGTACGACGGGGGTGAACGACGATCAGACGAGCACCGAGGGTCTGGACGGCGCGACGCACGCGGAGATAGAGGGTGCCGTTCTCCTCTTTGAGGTCCGGGCCCCACAGGAGGACCGTCTTCGCATTCTCGAGATCGTTGATCTGACCGCGCCCGGCGAGCGCGGCGAGGAACTGCGCGTTGAGCCCATCGTCCATCTGCGCGTCGACGTGATTCGAGCCGATCGCGACCCTCATGAACTTGGAGAGGGCGTAGGCATCTTCGTTGGTGCCGCGTGCACCGCCGAGGGCGGCCACGGCTCCACCACCATGCCGGTCGATGATGCTCGACAGCCGCTCGACGACCACATCGAGTGCCCGGCCCCAGGAGGCCGGAGCGAACTCGCCATCCTCTCCCTTGATCAAGGGCGTGGTGATCCTCTGATCGGAGCCGAGGAACTCGAAACCGAACCGGCATTTGTCGCTCAACCAACCGTGATTGGTGTAGTCGTTGTCCACACCGTTGAATCGCAGCACCTGATTCTGCGAAGAGTCGACCGAGATGTCACAGCCGGTGGTGCAGTGAGTGCAAGTGCTGGCAACCTTCTGGAGGTCCCAGGGACGCGCACGGAACCGATACGGGGCTGCGGTCAGCGCCCCCACCGGGCAGATCTGCACGGTGTTGCCGGAGAAGTAGGAGGCAAAAGGCTCATCCGGGAAGGTCCGGATCTGATTGTGCGCTCCTCTGAACGTGAACTCGATGAGCGGATCACCCGAGATCTCATCGCTGAACCGAACGCAACGGGCGCAGAGAATGCAGCGTTCGCGGTCGAGGAACACGAGATCGGAGATCGGAACCGGCTTCTCATAGTGGCGCTTCTCTTCGACGAAGCGGCTCTCGCCGGGGCCGCACGCCATGGTCTGATCCTGGAGAGGGCACTCGCCGCCCCGGTCACAGACCGGACAATCGAGCGGATGGTTGATGAGGAGGAACTCGAGCATGCCCTCCTGCACCTTCTTGATCACGTCCGACTGGGTGTGGACCACCATGCCGTCGTGGACGGTCGTAGTACACGACGGGACCATCATCGTTCCGATCGGGCTCTCGACCTCGACCATGCACTGACGGCACATGCCCACCGGTTCCATCCGCGGGTGGTAGCAGAAGTGCGGCACGTAGGACCCGGTGTCCAGGCAGGCCTGGATGAGCGGCTGCCCGGCAATCACCCGGCGGTCCTGGCCGTTCACCGTGATGGTGACCATCTCGCTCATGCGCCGGCCCCCTTCAGCGTCAGGGGAACCCGATTCGCCCGGGAGATGTGCTCCTCAGCCTCCGGGCGGAAGTGCTCGAGAAGCGACTTGACCGCGCTGACGGCAGACGGGCCGAGCGGGCAGATCGTCGTCTGCTTGGGCGGCCAACCGACGCCGACCGAGATGTTGTCCGAAACGTCGTACAGGAGATCGAGATCGACGGCCCGGCCTCCACCGTCGAGCATCCGGCGCAGGATCATGTCGAGCCAGGTGGTGCCCTCCCGACATGGTGTGCATTGACCGCATGACTCCTCTGCAAAGAACCTCACCAGCCGTTCGGCGGCAGCAACCATGTCCGTGGTCTCGTCCATGACGATGACCGCGCCGGAGCCCAGCATCGACCCGCTCGTGTCGGTCACCGACTTCGTGATCTGCAGGTCGAGATGCTTGGAAGGTACAAACCAGGGAGCCGAAGCGCCGCCGGGGACCCAGGCCTTCAACTCGTTGTCGTTCCTGATGCCACCGGCAACGTCGTAGATCAACTCGCGCCACGTGATGCCGTGCGGAAGCTCGTAGTTGCCGGGTTTCTTGACGTGCCCGGAGATCGAGAAGAGGAAGGTGCCCGTATCGACTCCGTGTCCCAGATCCCGATACCAATCGATACCCCGCTCGACGATGTGCGGGAGGTTCGAGATCGTCTCGACGTTGTTGACGATCGTCGGAAGCATGTAGAGACCCTTGGCGGCCGGGAAGAACGGCGGCTTCAGTCGTGGTTCACCCCGCCGGCCTTCCAGGCTGTTCAACAGGGCCGTCTCTTCGCCACAGATGTAGGCGCCGGCACCCAGATGGACGGTGATGTCCAGGTGGTATCCGGTCCCCATGACGTTCGCGCCCAGGTAGCCCCGCTCGTACGCGTCGGAGACGGCTTGCTGAACCCGCCTGGCGGGTTTCGGATACTCGCCGCGGATGTAGACGAAAGCCTCGTGAACCTCGTTGGCGACCGCGGCGATGATCATCCCCTCGATCATCTGGTGCGGGTCGCGCTCGAGGAGCTGACGGTCCTTGAACGTCCCCGGCTCCGACTCATCGCCGTTGACCACGAGATAAGCCGGCCTGGCGGGTGCCAGGAACGACCACTTCATGCCGGCGGAGAACCCGGCTCCGCCGCGCCCGATGAGCCCGGAGCTCTTGACGAGTTCCACGAGCTCTGCGCGGGTCCTGCCGAGAGCGATGCGGGCTTGCTCGTATCCACCCGTTTCGAGGTAGCGGTCGAGAGTGTGCGAATCTGCCGGGTGGTCGGTCATGCGGCGGAAGAGGACGAGTGTCTGGTTCACGAAGCGCCCCCTTCGAGGGGGACGGACCGCGCGCTACCCGACGGCAACCTGCCGGGCTCCAGGGGTGGGGTGTTGTGAGCGGCGGTGCCGAAAGGCGGAAAAGCCGGATACGGGCCGACCGCACCGTTTTCATCCTTGATCGCCCAGTCAAAGCTGCGCCGGCCTCCGAAGAGGGTCTGCAGCTCATCGGCGTTGATCACATCGGGTTTGGCGTTGCGGAGCCAATCGATCATCTCTTTGGCTTTCTCCGGCGTGAGCCCTTCGACCAACTCGAAATTGACCAGACAGGCCGGCGCCCCACCACATGCGCCGATGCACTCGGCATGCTCGACACCGATCTCATCGTCGGCTTCCCCGGCCGGGACGCCGGCGGCTTGCTCAACCGCGTGCAGGACGTCGTCGGCACCGAGCAGGAAACAGGAGATGGAACTGCACACAGAAACCAGGTACTTCCCCTGCGCCTCGGTCTTGTACATGACGTAGAACGAGGCGACCGACTGGACCTGGGCCGGAGTCAGCCCGGTGAGTTCGGCAACCTGGCGCATGCCGTCGTCCGTGAGACGACCGTCTTCCTTCATGGCCATGTACAGCAGCGGCATCACAGCCGAACGCTTCTTCGGATAGCGGGCGATGATGTCGTTCGCCCGGGCAAGCGTGTCGGCGGGCCAGGTCATGCGCGTCTCCTCGGGCACGGGCGGCGGCGCGAAAGTCCTGCGATCGACTCACGAATGACGGCTGGCGGCTTCATCAACGGTCCACATCTCCCAGAACAGGATCGAGTGAGGCGATCGTGGCCACGGTGTCGGCGATCAGCGAATCGGCCATCATCACCGGAAGCGCCTGCAGGTTGGCAAACGAAGGGGTGCGCATATGCATCCGCAGCGGTTTGGCGCCTCCGTCGGAAACGACGTATGCGCCGAGCTCACCGCGGGGTGACTCGATCGCGACGTAGGCCTCACCTTCCGGCACCTGGAATCCTTCGGTGTAGATCTTGAAATGGTGGATCAGGGCCTCCATCGACTCGTCGATGCGGGCGCGCGGAGGCGGGGCGACTTTGCGGTCATCGGTCTTGTAATCGCCGTCGGGCATCGACTCCGCAATCTGCCTGACCAGCGAGAGCGACTGCCAGATTTCCTCGACCCGGATCCGGTAGCGGTCGTACACATCGCCGCGCTGGCCGACCGGGACCTCGAAATGGAAGTTCTCGATCCCCGAGTAGGGAAACACCTTGCGAAGGTCCCAATCGCTGCCGGCGGCACGCAACGTCGGACCGGTGACGGACAGTGCGAGACATTCTTCGAGCGTGATGACCCCGACGCCGCGCGTGCGGCCCATCCAGATCGGGTTGGCTTTCAGGAGATCCTCGTACTCGTAGAGGCGAGGGGGGATCTTGTCGAGTATGAACTCGATGTCCTCCTGCCATCCGGGTGGCAGGTCGGCCGCCACGCCGCCGGGCCGGATGTAGTTGTGGTTCATCCTCAATCCGGTCGTCTTCTCGAAGAAGGCGAGGATCCGTTCGCGATCCCTGAACCCGTACAGCATCATTGAGAGCGCACCGATGTCCATCCCGTTGGTGGCAAGGGCGACGAGATGGCTGGATACGCGGTTCAACTCGGTCATCAACAAACGGATCGCCTCTGCGCGCGGCGGGAGATCGATACCGAGGAGTTTCTCCACCGCCAGAGAGAAGACCAGTTCGTTGTGGAACGGGGCCAGGTAGTCCATCCGGGTTACGTTGGTCGGG
The Acidimicrobiia bacterium DNA segment above includes these coding regions:
- the nuoF gene encoding NADH-quinone oxidoreductase subunit NuoF: MNQTLVLFRRMTDHPADSHTLDRYLETGGYEQARIALGRTRAELVELVKSSGLIGRGGAGFSAGMKWSFLAPARPAYLVVNGDESEPGTFKDRQLLERDPHQMIEGMIIAAVANEVHEAFVYIRGEYPKPARRVQQAVSDAYERGYLGANVMGTGYHLDITVHLGAGAYICGEETALLNSLEGRRGEPRLKPPFFPAAKGLYMLPTIVNNVETISNLPHIVERGIDWYRDLGHGVDTGTFLFSISGHVKKPGNYELPHGITWRELIYDVAGGIRNDNELKAWVPGGASAPWFVPSKHLDLQITKSVTDTSGSMLGSGAVIVMDETTDMVAAAERLVRFFAEESCGQCTPCREGTTWLDMILRRMLDGGGRAVDLDLLYDVSDNISVGVGWPPKQTTICPLGPSAVSAVKSLLEHFRPEAEEHISRANRVPLTLKGAGA
- a CDS encoding NADH-quinone oxidoreductase subunit D, with protein sequence MTDQRNRDKRKVDLWLTGTEEPSWLVEGTDEGSQKMALHETESRRADQEGRSVLDDRVLVEDIAPDDELMIVNMGPQHPSTHGVLRVHIELEGEIIRRSKPIIGYLHTGMEKTGEDLTWLQGPTNVTRMDYLAPFHNELVFSLAVEKLLGIDLPPRAEAIRLLMTELNRVSSHLVALATNGMDIGALSMMLYGFRDRERILAFFEKTTGLRMNHNYIRPGGVAADLPPGWQEDIEFILDKIPPRLYEYEDLLKANPIWMGRTRGVGVITLEECLALSVTGPTLRAAGSDWDLRKVFPYSGIENFHFEVPVGQRGDVYDRYRIRVEEIWQSLSLVRQIAESMPDGDYKTDDRKVAPPPRARIDESMEALIHHFKIYTEGFQVPEGEAYVAIESPRGELGAYVVSDGGAKPLRMHMRTPSFANLQALPVMMADSLIADTVATIASLDPVLGDVDR
- a CDS encoding NAD(P)H-dependent oxidoreductase subunit E, whose protein sequence is MTWPADTLARANDIIARYPKKRSAVMPLLYMAMKEDGRLTDDGMRQVAELTGLTPAQVQSVASFYVMYKTEAQGKYLVSVCSSISCFLLGADDVLHAVEQAAGVPAGEADDEIGVEHAECIGACGGAPACLVNFELVEGLTPEKAKEMIDWLRNAKPDVINADELQTLFGGRRSFDWAIKDENGAVGPYPAFPPFGTAAHNTPPLEPGRLPSGSARSVPLEGGAS
- the nuoG gene encoding NADH-quinone oxidoreductase subunit NuoG; translated protein: MSEMVTITVNGQDRRVIAGQPLIQACLDTGSYVPHFCYHPRMEPVGMCRQCMVEVESPIGTMMVPSCTTTVHDGMVVHTQSDVIKKVQEGMLEFLLINHPLDCPVCDRGGECPLQDQTMACGPGESRFVEEKRHYEKPVPISDLVFLDRERCILCARCVRFSDEISGDPLIEFTFRGAHNQIRTFPDEPFASYFSGNTVQICPVGALTAAPYRFRARPWDLQKVASTCTHCTTGCDISVDSSQNQVLRFNGVDNDYTNHGWLSDKCRFGFEFLGSDQRITTPLIKGEDGEFAPASWGRALDVVVERLSSIIDRHGGGAVAALGGARGTNEDAYALSKFMRVAIGSNHVDAQMDDGLNAQFLAALAGRGQINDLENAKTVLLWGPDLKEENGTLYLRVRRAVQTLGARLIVVHPRRTGLDDRADFKFGYRPGDGAETLRKLIAGEGEFGPARELLGEGSVVALVGRTGYTEDPRLAEAVAAFVRDLPGSSVLTLARRSNTYGALDMGLAPTLLPGRISADDESGRSLVASAWGDLPGSVGRDTRGILQGVRDGAIKAIVLQGADPVRDMPDGALAAGALADAEFIVALDMFITDSTSAADVILPAVAFTEKEGSVTNLEGRVQKVNQIVAPPGQARSDWSVLDDLARRLGKPLGFGSAEVVAKEIATVAPAYAGVDWDAIDTEAGVVVPAGGAAQPLQYVPVAGWSGNPPASDSGGGTVMRLHYARTLYDDGVLMRHGLSLHPLAPGGFAAITSADAARLGVAEGDMVTVNEVALPVRIDDSLSNGVVYVPFNQPGIASLGESSEVELVVKEAGA